In Mauremys reevesii isolate NIE-2019 linkage group 13, ASM1616193v1, whole genome shotgun sequence, the sequence AGGGTTAAAGCGATCGTCGCAGAGAAAAAGATGGGTGTGGGAGGGCTTCACGCTGAGCTGttcgcatttggctagcagggatcttccctgataccagccacgtggtGTGGTAGGGGGAGGGTTAAAGCGGTCATCTCAGAGAAAAGGATTGGtgggggttagtttggtttctgctgctgcacgttaacatgaAAACCGCAGCCCTAAATGGACaattcaatgggctttgcttggtatgggaaaggagggcgctgctgttatgaaggttgcagaagccgaaagactgtggcttaccatggccgcctacaagccgaattctgttgcccggcgtTTTTGATCTCCAATgccaaagctgcaggcactcaatataaaatgcaaaaaatgaccttgtaccaaaatcacatatgctatgtaatgtgaatagtgttgttcaccatgaaagagtatacccattgttctgtaaaatgtatcttttaaaatacttctctccctctttttcctcctgcaactgcaaatgtttcaagcctccctcctccatcccaaaggcatctcagataaggtggcaaaaaaaaaacacgcaagcgatgaaatgttctctgagctatGCAGGCgtcccgcactgaaagagctcagcagaaagtgTGGAGGGACACAATAGCACAGGACAGGAAAgcggccagtgaacgtgaggagaagtgacggcaggaagatcagaggaggcaggatgcaatgctggggcTACTGCGGGAACAAACGGACATGATCCAGCGTCTGGTGGAGGTTCAGGAACATCAGCTGGagagactgctgctgcagcccattTAAccaccctcccttctccccaagttccatagtcatctcctcacccagatgcccaagaacatgtGTGCggggggctccaggcacccaaccactccaccccagtggacagaaggctgtcattcaacaagtattgaaaagtggccttttccttccctcctcccacaccccacccaggctaccttgtgaGTTATCTCCCtgtttttataatcaattaataaagaatacatggtttttaaacgatagtgactttatttccaagCTGTATCGAAGGGAGGAGGGCTTACAGGGAATTagtcaaccaagggggcgggttctcatcaaggagaaacaaatagaactgtcactcagtaccctggccagtcatgaaactggttttcaaagcttctctgatgtgaaGTGCTTCttgatgtgctcttctaatcgccctggtgtctggctgcgcgtaatcagcggccaggtgatttgcatCAACCTCCCACGCCGctataaacgtctcccccttactctcacagagattgtggagcacacagcaagcagcaataacaatggggatattggtttcgctgaggtctgagcgagtcagtaaactgcgccagcgatccttcaaacgtccaaatgcacattctaccaccattctgcacttgctcaacctatagttgaacaggtccttactactgtccaggatgcctgtgtatggtttcatgagccagggcattaagaagtaggctgggtccccaaggataactataggcatttcaacatccccaactgttattttctggtctgggaagtaaatcccttcctgcagccgtttaaacagaccagagttcctgaagatgcaagcgtcatgaacctttcccggccatcccacattgatgttggtgaaacgtcccttgtgatctaccagtgcttgcagcaccattgaaaagtaccccttgcggtttatgtactggctgccttggtggttCGGTCCCAAGATaaggatatgggttccgtctatcaccccaccacagttagggaatcccattgcagcaaagccatctgatatgacctgcacattttccCAGAGTCGCTACTTttaatagcagcagctcagtgattgcattggctacttgcatgACAGCaacccctacagtagatttgcccactccaaattgattcccgactgaccagtagctgtctggtgttgcaagcttccagagggctatcgccacacatactgctgaattaatgtgcttagtgtggatgcatgcactcgactttatacaatctgttcccaaaaatcgacttctgtatAATCGGagtaatttcatagtgtagacatacccttaggattGACATAGGTAACTGGGGTCTACACTTTTGCTTAGTCAAACTCAGTCCATCACTGACCATGGCTCACCACCACTCAGGGCCCTGATGTTACTTACAGTgatgggagacaaatttaagtgtggACACGTGCCCCCCCTAAGTCGATGCAAAGCGGCTTCCATCTACCTAACTGTAGAGTAGCCCTGGCACCAGGGATGGGAGAACCCCACTCgttgctgtagtgagtgtctacataGAAGCGCTGTAGCTACAGCGCTGTAGTGTTTGAAGTGCGGACGCAGCCTGTGACAGGGACAACGCGCGCGCCCCACAAGCGTGGACGCAGCCTGTCACAGGGACGGCGCGCGCCCCGCGGTTGCGGACGCAGCCTGTCACAGAAAAGACGCCGCGCGCCTCGCAAGTGCGGACGCAGCCTGTCACAGGCAGAATGGCGCGCGCAGGGCGGTTGCGGACGCAGCCTGTCACAGGAAGAACGGCGCGCGCCCCCCCGTTGCGGGCGCAGCCTGTCATAGGAAGAACGGCGCGTGCCCCCCCGTTGCGGGCGCAGCCTGTCACAGGCAGAACGGCGCACGCTTCACAGGCACTAATGACAACCCTACTactgcagccccaccccaacaTGGGCTGAGGGGACAGCTCTGCGCATGCGTCTAGAAACGTGGCTCGGTCTGCGCGGGGAAATGATGCGCAGAAGAGTCGCTCCCCGAGCTATGGAAAATGTGCAAGCGCTAGGCGCATGTGCAGAGGGAAAGCGCTTCCCTTCTCCGCCACCTCCGGACGCGCCTCGGCGCACAGCACGTTTTCCGTGGTGACGTAGTGGTCTACGCCCCGCCCCCGATATAAAAGCGTGCGCGGGCGGCGGGCGCCATTGTGCTGTGGAGCAGGCCGCGCTTCTGGGACGGTGCAGGCCCCGCAGCACCGAGCTCtcctcttcctgcctcccctctgccctgcggAGATGCCGCGCGTCTACATCGGGCGCCTCAGCTACCACGTCCGGGAGAAGGACATCCAGCGCTTCTTTAGCGGCTATGGCCGCCTGCTCGAGGTCGATCTCAAGAACGGGTGAGGCGGCGGGGGCGCACTGGACAGTCGGGTCGGCGCGCGGGGGGACTGGGGGGCAGAGCGCGGCCCCGTCCTGAGCAGGCCcctggcggggagggggcagtggccaGGCCCTTCGCAGGCCAGCGGTGGGGCCCGCGGCTGCCGCGTGGCGCCGCGTTCAAAATGGCGGcggtgggggcggggagtgggggctctGCGGCGGGGCTGGCTCCATTGTCCCGCCGCGCGGAGCCCCGGGGCTGGTTAGTTTCCGTGGCGACCGGGCCTCGCTCCCTGACGGCCCATCTCTGACCCCGTAGCTACGGGTTCGTGGAGTTCGAGGACTCCCGCGATGCCGACGATGCCGTTTACGAGCTGAACGGCAAAGACCTGTGCGGGGAGCGGGTGATAGTGGAGCACGCCCGGGGCCCCCGCCGGGACAGGGACGGGTACAGCTACAGTAGCCGCAGTGAGTACAGCTCCTTGCCCCGGCTCTCagccttgggggtgggggcggtgtTCGGCCAGCCGCTGCTGCATTGGCCGCGTATCCCTTCGGCAGAGGGCTGCTGGGTGCGTGGGACCGGTCCCCTGGGGTATGGGAGGGATGACACTGACCATCTCACCAGGCATGGTGTGCTTGGCTATTGGGGGTACCCCTTGTGCAATGTTGGCTGCAGGATGACCTGCCAAGCTTTGCTTTACAAGCTTCTTTGCTAGCACACGCCTTGTGCTTTAGTGCCCTAGAATAGAACTACACTCATTGGTACCTGTAATGGCATATGAAGCAGACTAGGGGGACAAttttatttgcaaagcttaaGTGTAGTCTTAATCTAGTAAGGATTTCCTGCTCTTCATTAGAAGAGATTGGTTATATTAACTTAAATATATGGAAGCTTTTAAGTGAAAAGTTACATATCTGGGTATGGTGGAAGCACTCAGCTGTGCACTGTAATGTTTCAATTGAATATACAGAACttagtggtgggggaggggagggtttacTTGAGACAGATTGTAGGAAATATGGGAAGTGGGAAGTATCGTAAAAAGGGAAAAACTCATTTTGTGTAGTTCTTGCTATACAGCATGAGTAATTCAACTGACTATAGCTTAATTGGCATGGTATTGCAATTTAAGAATAGTAAGCGTGATATATCTTTGAGTAAACTCTAGATCaatgatactcagacctcagtggttcaggagccaaattagtgatcagcattagccaaaagagccacagtagtgttaattcattgtttcatttactatagtactattcatatttaaacagtatgatgggaaatatttagtgtgtgtgtgtgtatatatatatatattattctctCAGCAAAGTGACTGACGAAGTATAATTATTTCTAACAACTACAATTGGTTTATAACATAGTAAAAGTATCCAGATTGGCTGCTAatgaaatcacacagtgttttaatatcatgtgctgcaaacaGCTGCAAGAGACGGGCTCCTGAGcatcagtctgagtatcactgctctagatGCTTGTGTTATTGGGTGGGTGGGAGTCTGTCttttacaagtttttaaaaattcaaatgtaTGTTGTTTAAAATTGTTGCATGTCCAATTCAAACTTTTTAACAAGTCCTTGATGTTTCAATTTAAAAGTGACCAGTGGGGCTGAGGCTGTGTCCACTGAGGCTAAGATGACTGCCTTTCCTGATTGGCCATGGCTTTTCCATACATTGTGTGACCCTTGCCCTATGACCCTTTGGCTGACCTTACCGGAAGCCATGACGACAGCAGCCTTTTGCCATTAGACGCAGGGTGATGGTGAGGATTCCAAGGGTTAGACAAAACTGGTTAAACTGAACTAGGTGACTGTTACCTTGCGTGTTTTGTGGCCAACCACCAAAAACCTCATACTGTGATGTAAGTACTTAGCGTAACTAGTAAACGTTTTTGTAAAATGTAGAAATGCATGTAATCAGTTAAGTTTTATATTTTACAATGTTCTGTAAAATAAAACTTAGCAAGGTAAATCTAATAAAGGAGCAGTCACTCTCTAACAGATCTTAGGAGCACAGACTTGTAGGATTTTAGTCTGTTTGATTTGCCATTAATATAGATCATGGCAAAATTGCATCTTTGTTGGAGGTTTAGAAAGATAAAGTCCTACTGCTGTAAATATAATCTGTGTTTAACTAACTTTTTCAGAACATTTAGCTGCCTTCACATTATGAGACAATCTAACTTTCTTTCTTTGCACAATAAAGGTGGGGGTGGTGGAGGCGGTGGATATAGCAGTCGGAGACAATCAGGAAGAGATAAATATGGACCGCCTGTTCGTACAGAGTACAGACTGATTGTTGAAAACCTTTCCAGTCgttgtagttggcaggatttgaaagTATGTATTAATGTGAAATCTCTTAATAGAGCCGCTTGTGACTAGCAGAAAGCAATACaagatttcattttaatttgaacGTTCTGCATTATTTAGCAGAACTGTTTTGAAATGTACTCAGGCATGGCTGTTTACACTGTTAGTTCTTTGCATCTCTTCAGGTTTGACTTGCAGTGACCTGGTTGCACTGCATAAACATGAAATGGTTATGTAACTCTTCATCTGCTTTCTAAGGATTTCATGAGGCAAGCTGGGGAGGTAACCTATGCGGATGCTCACAAAGAACGCACAAATGAAGGGGTAATTGAATTCCGATCTTACTCTGACATGAAGCGTGCTCTGGACAAATTGGATGGCACAGAGATAAATGGCAGGAAAATCCGGCTGGTTGAAGACAAGCCACGGACAAGCCATAGGCGATCTTACTCTGGCAGCAGGTCAAGGTAACTTTGAAACTCTTGAGCTTTATAGCAAAGACTATTAGCTCTAATGAGAGGGCCTATTATGTGTAGTCTTAACGTTAAGAGTAATCATTACCTTTATAATTTGTTGATACTTCAGGGATAAGATGACTCCCAGGGGTCTGGAAGGAATGTTTTTCCATGATGTAACATTGCATAGTTGACCAGGTGCATTATGGGGAGGacgtttcaccttcctctgaaacatcaagTATAGGCTACTGACAGATGGTATTCTGGACCTAGATGGACCAATGATCTGCTCTGGTATGGCCACTCCTGTTGCTAAAAATTCTTCATTGTAAGACACTTTGGCTGTGCTAAAGTAAGGGGGGAGCAGGACATACcaggctaaaaaaaaaatctcaaattggTATAGAATGTCATAGATACCTTTTGAAATGTCACCAGGTCACGATCTAGAAGAAGGTCACGAAGCAGAAGTCGTAGGAGTAGCCGCAGCAGATCCCGTAGTGCCTCAAAAAGCCGCTCGCGGTGAGTAATTTGTGTGTTTAATGGTGCTTTCTGCTAATCCAtcaattattacctttagttGGTAACTGTTTGTATATGGAACTGTCATGGGTACATATCAGTTCATGTCGAATAAAGATTGTGTTCTTTTAAAGATCTAAATCCAGGTCACGAAGCAAAGATCGTTCACGTTCCAGATCTAAAAGCAGGAAGTCTAGATCAAAGAGCAAATCTAAACCCAAGTCTGACCGGGGCTCCCGCAGCAGATCCAAGGAGAAATCTGAGAAGTCTCGCAGCAGGTCTAGGTCCATGTCTCGCTCTCCCAAAGAGAATGGTAAAGGAGAGGCTAAGTCTAAATCCAGGTCAAGGAGTAGGTCTCGTTCCAAATCACCACAGCAGCAACCACCTGCCAAGGCTCGCTCTGAGTCACCGCCCAAAAGAGCTGCATCACGGTCCCGCTCCAGATCTCGTTCAAAATCTCGCTCACGGTCAAGATCTAGTTCAAGAGATTAAGACTAGAACTCTTCTCTTACTTTGCACACTATTATGGAACATTTTCCTACTTGCCAGGCCATTAATCTTTTATGTTAGTACTTAAGAAGTTGGTTTCTTCTCTTGCAGAAGGGAATGGCCTGAGAaccaagtaatgaggcataaaggttTGATTCGTATCTAAATTTGATGAAAAGATGAGGTTGTACAGAAATGTACAAAGCAGGAAAAAGCCCCCCTTTTTGTAGAGATTAAGCTAAACTTTTAATTTTATAGCATTTCAGCAGGAATAACTTATCTGCTGTTGGGTGGAAAGtggttttttatattaaaaatactcTTGAGTATGAGGTTTAAGTTCAGGCATTTTGAGAACATTATTTTTCCTAATTTTTTCACTGTTTTAAAATTATGGATTTTAGTAGTTTAATGGGTTATGGCTTGCTACCAGAGGCATGACAGACAGCCTTGTTGAACAGGTCAGTATAGATGATGTGGCTATCTTAATTTGTGGAAGTAGAATGTGAACTGGACATATGGTTGACataaaactaggcaaatttcAGACCAGCAATAAACTCAATTTGGAGCAGTTCAGTTGTGCTGTATCTTAATTCAGCTTGCCAAAAgtttcttcttttccccttccccataATGATTGTATTAAAAAGCTAATAAAGGTACTATTTTGTAGCTTGACATGATGCAGTATTGCCTACACTCATGAGTAACCAAGTTCACATAATGGAAGTAACGTGACTTTTTTTAGTTTGCTTGAATTCCAGGAGACACTCCAATTCTCAGACACAATGGTGTCTTTCTGGATGTGGTCCATGTCATTAGTGTCTTGTATTGTTTGCAGGCCTCTAAATATTTACCTATTGGGTATGTAAAACTGAGTAAAGCTGCCTTTCTTCCCCTATGATTCATTTAACACCCACTTTGCTTCAAAATATGAGAACCACAATCCTGTTGTGTATGAATCTAAACCTATGGGATCTTAATGTATTGGAGCTAGAGTTCTAGTCTTAACAGAAGGCTTTGCTAAACCAGAGTTGCCAATTCACTTAAATTGTGGAGTAGAATCCATCCCAAAAGCCCCCTTTATAGCTAAATTGATTTTTGTAACATGCAATAGCAAACATTAGAACTGCCTTGTAATCTTTATACAATGTGTAGTTTTACTTGTATAAAATTAAATCAGTGACTCAAACTCTTGTGCTTTTATTACAGTATTGCTTAATTCTTTTCTGGCTATATTGTGTTGGATCCACCTCCATGACAAACCGTGGCTTCTTCTGGGGTAGATGCTTACTATGTAGAGAACTCATCAGGTCTCTTGATAAAACAAACGAGATGTGGTAGGAAATACTTCAGTTTATTACACATGGTATTGATCTTACACCAATGTAACATATGGTCTCTAAATTCCTTgattgggaatattttaattgtGGGCAGGGATAAGCATTCAGAAAGCTTCCCTTATGTTGGGTGCATCTTGCATCTGTGTATCTGTCCCTGGTGTTTATTTTGTAGGCATAAGCGACACCTGCAAACAAGGTGGATTTCAGCCTGGTTGAAAGTATATCCCTTAAACAAAACCATTTGCTTGATCAATCTTGAAATAGTATTTCCATTCTTTAGTACGACACCAGTGTATGTCAGGCAAATTATTTCTTCTAGTACATTGAATCTCAGCTGAGGTGTGAGACTTTCAAGTGGGGAGGGGTGTTGAGGCTCCTTGCTCACAGGGTCGCAATGGTGGGGTGGCTGGGCCAAGTTTCAGTTAATGGTATTGCAACCAGGAGCATCAGTTTCAGTGCTTGCTAGCATTTGCTGCTGAAAATGAGAGAGATTGCTCTGAAAACTTTGGACCTTTGTGGTTAAGGGATGTGCTTTTAAGAGGTTTCCTAGCCCATGGGTGTTCTCAACAAATTTTTGGATGGCCTCAGAGTGTAGCCACCAGCTCTTGCTCGTGGCCACTCTGACTGTTTTTCCTAAAgtaaattaagtattttaggaaaaacaaaaaaatgcacaGATACATGTctaaatcattgtaatttatttatgtagggtttttttgcagaCTAATAAAAATGTgcagttgtctctgttctttacTGGACttaaaacagaatagaaacacaaggtgctttgcatgttttgttttttggttgcttttttaagacttgctagctagcaagtctgctACTGTGAAAAGTGACTGTATATTTAATATCACGTTTCACAGCAGACTTGCTAGGGACAATGGGAGGCTAAAGGAAGCAGCAGGAGACAGGGGTGATGGGGTGGGTGagaccagggctggagcctggggttcCGCTTCACGAGTTGGGGACTGGGGGAGCCAGTGGGGGCTAGGGATGATGTGCGGGGGGTGAGCCAAGGGCCATGTCCCTGGGGCCAGAACCCAAAGCCCTACAGCTAGGGGAAGGATCCTGCTGTCCATCACCCCAGGAATGAAACCTGTctcccctgggaaggtggggaactcacactGGGTGCCTGCTCCTACAGTGTTTGTGGCTCCAGAAGGGGTCAGGGACCAGCCCCTActggcagccctgggggaggagtGCTACTTCAACCCCCTAGTCACTGCCCAGGATGCTGTGGCCTCAAGAAAAGCCCCTAGGGGCTGCATTTGGGGAACACTATCAGCGTTTGTACAGTAGACAGCAGGGTCAAAGGACTGATTGATTTAAAGTAGAATCCCCTTTATTGGAAACCATGGCCCCAGTTCCATCTAGATAACATTGGAAAGGCTCATTTTGTAAGGGGCTGAGTATAGCTCAAGTTGGGGGGGTgagattgagaacccctgttctaataTAATGTTGCCTCATGCCTTTGGCAGAGGTAACAGACTAGTTCAATTTGGCTGTAAGC encodes:
- the SRSF6 gene encoding serine/arginine-rich splicing factor 6, producing the protein MPRVYIGRLSYHVREKDIQRFFSGYGRLLEVDLKNGYGFVEFEDSRDADDAVYELNGKDLCGERVIVEHARGPRRDRDGYSYSSRSGGGGGGGYSSRRQSGRDKYGPPVRTEYRLIVENLSSRCSWQDLKDFMRQAGEVTYADAHKERTNEGVIEFRSYSDMKRALDKLDGTEINGRKIRLVEDKPRTSHRRSYSGSRSRSRSRRRSRSRSRRSSRSRSRSASKSRSRSKSRSRSKDRSRSRSKSRKSRSKSKSKPKSDRGSRSRSKEKSEKSRSRSRSMSRSPKENGKGEAKSKSRSRSRSRSKSPQQQPPAKARSESPPKRAASRSRSRSRSKSRSRSRSSSRD